In Vidua macroura isolate BioBank_ID:100142 chromosome 9, ASM2450914v1, whole genome shotgun sequence, the genomic window TTTTGGATGTCAGCAATTTGTTGAACTTGTCAATAGTGCAAATAAATAGGTTTcagttttgtaaataaataggATTATTTACAAACCTTTTGAACTGGGAGTATACTCATGCTGTTGCTTTGAGGCTGCTTTTGCTCAACGTACAGAAAACATCAATAACTGCAGTATTTTGGAGTTGTGACTCAAGGATACAACAGTATGGAAATGTGGCAATCAGATGATCAGTGAAAATGGGTGTATTTGTAGACAAAGTGAGTAGGTGCTGTTTGGTATAATGTCATTTTTACGTGACTGTTTTGAAATGTGCTAACCTCAGACCTTATGTAATCACATTTTCTATAAGCAGTCACCGTATTTCTTAACAAGCATTGGAACTCCTGAGTTCAGTCAAAGAGTTAAGCAAAGCAATAATTAGataacagtttttaaaaaaaattttacacTGAGAAAAAATCTCAAGTAAGTAACACAGTGGCAGCcttaaaaattcttttgctAATCTGTATCAAGGTCCAGATAGGTTCCAACTAGAGGCTTCTAAGTAATTTGAACTGTTGGCTAATGctagtttgttttgtttttcaggcttTAGAAAGGATGCGTCCTTATCTGTGTGATAAAATCATAGCTGAGAGACACTTTGATTACCTACGTTCTAAGAAAATACTCACTAGGGAGGACACAGAAGAAATTTCTGCTCGATCTTCCAGTAGGAAAAAAACTGGGAAGTTACTGGACTACTTAGCAGAAAATCCAAAGGGACTAGATACTTTGATTGAATCTATCAGACGAGAAAGAACACAAAACTTCCTGTTACAGAAGATAACTGATGTAGTGTTGAAAGTCAAAAATGAAAAGCTTGAAGCTCTTAAAGGTAACAactttttaataatgttttgtaAGACATAGGTTTTATTTTGAGGGTctgcaaaattaaaatccaaaacaaaagtCTTCCTCTGGTATTTGGAACAACATGTTTGGAAATATCTCCAGTTTGTGTTTAAGATCCTAGTGCATGTATCCTGGCTTTACCTTTTTACTATCTGAACACATCCATCATAAATAACAAGTAGCAAAAAACCCCTATTGTGCTGTTATGATGGATAAAGCTGTCTTCACAttccagttttgcttttcaaaaatgGGTGGTTATCTTCcatctttcatttctcttcaaGCTATTTGCTGCAGTGGCAGGATGCTCTGGTTTAGTTAAACTTTGTGCCTCAGCAGAAGATATACTAGCAAATGCAGCTTGAGGGCAGTTCCTCTGTATGCCTTCAATGCCACAGCTTAAAATTAGACACTGTAAATGCATGTGTGTGTTCTTCCATACAGGCTTAGAGGTTTTGTTGACACCCAGACCTTGAAGTGACTGTGTGTACTCATATTTTaaggcagagaaagaaagtATAGGTTTTCTACACCAAAAGTGTTACTTCCCTTTCCACGCCTGTCAAAAGGCaaataaagaaggaagaagTACATTTTAACCGTAGAGATGAAGGGCCTGAGGTTTGCTCTTGCTTCAGGTAAAATAGCCTTGAAATGCTCTCCACTTTGGAGCAGAACCATCAGGTGAAGCTCTTAAAAATTTGAAGAACACAAtgagaaaaatctaaaaaaagtTGGGCCAAAGGGCTAAAGTGACTTTCTAAAATGAACTTTAAGTTACGGTGCATCTTTGTCAAGTACTATCTGGTACTGAGTACAGAGAAACCATTCACATCAGCCTAGATAACCTGCATGTTGGCTTTATAATCTGTCAGGAATTCTGGATGTCACAGGTGAGATGAAGGGTGACAAAGATATAGACAATTGATTTTTGACAGTCTTACTGATATAAATCAGAGCACAGTTTAAGATGTCCCCATACTGTAATTAAATCCAgtatctggtttttttttgttgtaggTTTAAGCTGCAGCACCTGTATGACCTCACTGTATGGAGGAACAAATAATCTTTCTAGATCATTTTCTGATGAATCAAATATTCTGgataaaacaaaagacaaagaaTCTACCCAGATACATCACCCAGAAGAAGATTATAGCACCGCTGCATTTGTGTCTGCTGTCTCTCTTTATTCAATGAATTTACCAATTGCAGAGATGGGAAATTCTCAGTGCAGTGTTCTCTCAGCCACCCTCCCAGGGCCTGGAGACCCTGGTGcacccccactgcccccagAGCTCCAGTCAGACCAGCAAGAGCCATGCACTAGTTCAAGTGACAATTGCTTTTTGCCTTTAAGATCACGTTCTGTTCAACCACAGTGAACGCAGTGACTTTTAGCTGTTCATCCAAATGGTACTGAAACTGTATGGGATATCTCATAAAGgctaaaaaatgttttcaaactgTTAGAAAAATTAGAGGAAATAATCTAtgcaatttctgttttaattttgtaattgtgtgatgctggagctgcttgactttttttgtttgttttgttctttagggagcttttttcaaaatattgtgGTGTTATACCaacaaatgtttgttttttaaaccaaTGTGTGTAAGATTTCACATTTAGTTGCAGATACTTTAGCTGGAATTATAGGAcgaatgggttttttttttcagcagaaactAACAAATCAGCTTTTCTTAATGTTTCTGTGATGGGTGAACTGGGAAAGATGGTTAGGAAAAGTACTGAGTATGGAATAAAATCTGAACTCAAAACTTAAGCTTACTTACCAAAAAGCTTAAACTCATTTACCAAGTTAAATGTTTCTCACTAGGATAAATTCTGCTCTCCACGTGTATGTGTGCTGCTCCATTTGCAAAAAATCTCACTAATCTGGCCAAATTTGTGCTTATTAgcaaggaatttcttccttgtGTGAACTTTGTCCTACTGGTACATCAAAAGGCATCAGTATTGCAAATATACTTCTGCAGGCTTCAGTGTATTCTCCTTGTATATTAGTTAAAGATTTCTGATTTGAGATGCACTTTAAATTCTCTTTAGTACTGGAAAAGGAATGTAAACTGCTCTAATGGCATTGTGAGGGCTGTAAGAAAACATTATTGTAGGATGCTATTAAGGAACAAAGCTTGTATGCTTTGTCCCACTAGGGAACTGCAGGAAAAGTTGTGTGACACAAAAGTGTACCTGAAGGACTCTTGGAAATATGGCACTTCAAATGCCTCCTCTTCAAAGCAGACAGACAGGTTTACATTTCAAATTGTTTAGAGtcaaatgcattttaaactGTTTCAACATGGGAAGGTTCTCATTTCTTGCCACCATGTAACATACTGTATTCCTCTCATACTCGAATTGTAGCCTATCTTTTGTGCAGGTACctataataatttcaaaatgacCTGGTGGATTCTTAATTTGACATGTACAGCTGTATTCACACTTTAAAGTGATGGGATGTTTTCAGTATATTGAAGGGTAGGTTTGTATTTAAGGCCCTAAATTATTTTGGCTCTCATACTGTGTATAGCCATGTAATGCCACTCCAGTGCACACCCAGGTAATGTTACTAAACTGTTCTCCTTTTGTGGAGACAGGCCACCTGCAGGACCTCAGTATAGTCTCTATAAATTGTTTTTCACTATTATTCTGGTTTTGGAagtagattaaaataaaatgctatgtTCAACTACACTCCATCCTGAGTATATGAACATCTTACACATGAGAAAGATGTGTAAAAACCCTTGTTTTTCTTGTCTACATCTACGATCATATACAGTCCAGAAAgtgaaaatgcttttcagtgGAACTGCTTTGATTAGATGGCACTCTGGAAATTAAGTGCCTAAATATGCAAGCCAAACTGTGTTCTTTAACATGAAATTAAGGGTAGGATGAACTCCCTCTCTTCCATTAACTTCAGTAGTAGTTGCACGTACTTGGGACATTCTAGAAAGTGATTTGTCTAAATGCCCACTGTAACCACTTAAAGAGCTGTGCTTAGGCTTGAGTCCCTTCCTGGGTTCTTGTAAAGAGAAGAGAGTGAGCAGGGTTGGCCTTAACAGAGAAAATGCACCAGCTCAGGGTGGAGGCTGCCTTGCTGCTCCCCATCCTGCctgtgcagcctgcagggacCACTCCCAGCGGAGCCTACGAACCTGAGACCTTGAGTGAATGTATTGTCTTTCCACATGTCTataatgtgcatttttaaaaggtatttttatcaCAACTTTTGGAATAAATTCTTTTGTATAATTGCCTGTTTTTCTGTCTGCCTCTCTCATTTTTAAGATGTACAGGTTGCAAGAGCAGTTCATGCCATTACCTTGatgtgtggtttttgttttgtgtgcgTGGGAGGCTTTTGTTCTCCTTGTCTTTTTAGAGCAGTTTGGCTTTGGTGGAAAGACTGACTTAATGAGAAATGCCTGTGCCGGTAGGACTGCACTCAAGAGCAGTCTGTAAGGAAAACATGCATGTGAAATCAACAGCTCTGCTACTTAAGTAGTTTCTGCAGTTCTTGACTACTATTACTAACCtgattcttgctttttttcaaattactcTATTGCTCAACTTCCTACGGATGTGAGAAAAGTTGTTTCCAGCCACGCTTATCTTGATTTCATTCttaaattaagatttttattaatagcagggggaaaacaaaaactttGAGTGCTGAGAAGCATGACTCAGAAAAGGATTTGCAAATGCTGCAGGCACTGTGGTGTCTCACTTCAGTGGTTGTTTTCATTGTACTTTGTGTATAGGGCTTACTTCAAAATAATGACATGGTATTGATGATGAGAGATCAGCTGGATATGGTTTAGTATCTTTACAGTAAAGGAAGTGATCATAGTATAACCAAAACCCCTTCCTCAGATCTTATTCTGCTTCTGGTAGTATAAGTAATCTGaacatagaatcataaaatatgctgagttggaagggactcatgAAGACACCCGAGTCCAGTTCCCAGCCCtgagtcacaccctgtgcctcaGAGTGTTGTCCAAGCCCTTCTTGAACGCAGTCGGGCTGGTGCTGTGACGGCCTGCGGAGCTGATCCAGTGCCcgccaccctctgggtgaaaaagcttttcctcataCCGAGCCTCAACCTGCCCTGACTCGGCTTCATCCCGTTTGAACAGCACCAGTGTTTTAGCTGATGCACTAATGTATGCATGAGTCAATCACAAGGGAGGTCCAGTACAAACTTGGTCCAGCAAATTTGAAAGCTCTCCTTTGGTAAAGATACCTCCTAGAGAGGTGACGATCAGCGCTGTGTCTGCCCTAGGTTGGCCGGTGATCAGACATTAAGGAAAACGTGTTTTCCCTCCACTTAGGCCTGCAGGTGTGAAAAGGGAGAAATGAAGCTTGGCTCGGTTTCGCGTCTGATTTTCGGTGTCTGGTCACTCGAAGGGAAGCACCCCGGTCACGCGTGAGCCCGCAGGCCCCGCAGGCCCCGCCGGCGCCGCCTCTCCCGCCTGCCCCGCGCGGGGCCCCGGGCCGgcggcagccgcggggccggaaCGCTCGGCGCGGGCGCGGTTTCCGCGGGCGGTGCGAGGCGAGGCCCCGCCATGGCGGCGGAGGGGGAGGACCCGCTGGGCTATTTCGCGGCCTACGGCAGCTCCAGCTCCGACTCGGAGCCCGAAGAGCCGCAGCCCGACGAGCGCCCGGCGGGAGCCGGCGCGGCCTCGGGGGCTAccccggggcggccgcggctGCCGCCGCCCGACGAGCTCTTCCGTCGGGTGTCGCAGCCGCCCGCCTTCCTCTACAATCCTCTCAACAAGGAGATCGACTGGGAGAGCCGCGTCCTGCGGGCGCCCGAGGAGGTGCGTGGGGCGCGGGGTGAACCGAggcggcgccggggccgccAAGGGCCCCCGGGCCGCTGTGACGGGCGCTCTGCTCTCTCCCGCAGCCCCCCAGGGAGTTCAAGGTGTGGAGGAGCAACGCCGTGCCCCCGCCGGAGACCTACAGCCCGCCCGAgaagccgccgccgccggcccccgcCCTCGACATGGCCATAAAGTGGTCCAACATCTACGAGGACAATGGCGACGACGCGCCCCGCCAGGCCGGCAAAGCCAAGTTCCTGCCGGACGAGGAGCAGGAGCCCCTGGAGTCGGGTGAGGCCCCGGCGTGAGGCGGCTGTGCCCGGCACGGGAGGCTGCGTGTGCTTCCAGAGCGCGGCTGGGCGGGCCCTGGGCCCGAGgaagctctgctggctgctcccgCATCCACTGCTGCCCAGGGGCAGAGcgctctgcctgcagggctgggtgcaTTGCAGGGCCGGTGGTTTGGCGTTCCTGGAATCAACACAGAGCCTCGAGCAgtctctgctcctctcccccaCTGTCATTAGCAGGGAAGCATTAGAGTCTGTGGCACTGTAGTTCTGTGAAACCACAGGTTCAGTCATGGTGCTGCTAAACAGAAAGGTGGTGCGAGAGCTTCAGGTGCTGCTGTGTTGACCTTAGTTGTAGATGTAGGtcagattatttttataacGTTTGCAAAACTTGGGTCCAAAAGAGGAATCAAACAGGATGTCTATGGGACAGGTTACTGAAGAAAATACTTACTATGCTCTTCACTGTCTATGATGGTACAACTGTAGTGGTAATTTAGAAAGTAAAGAAGTATTTGATAGGTGGgaggaatttttgttttctttttaattgctggAGAAAGAGAATAGCCAGCAATAACCAAGAGAACAGAACCAGAAGAAGAAACTCTGGGCTTTCAGAACACACAATAATGTTTTAATTCATTGGTAAAGTTGTCAACAAAGCTTTTccaaaagaaggattttttttgctgtcctgCCTCTATTTTGGTTCTGGGTGttctttcccagcagcagtTTTTATGTCTTTTTCCATGTGTTCTCTATGTTACCCCATCCATGCATTTCTCTTAGTCAGCTTTCAtccaaaggaagaagagaaaaggttAATTGATCTTGacattattttctgcttcaaaaatggcattttctaGCTTTTTCTACTAGCTAgtcaaataataatttttttagaacAGGTACTGAACAGTAGCATAAAGCCTCTTTTTAATTACCTGTTTGTGGTAGTGATAAGAAGTAACCACTCCTGTTTTGTCCACATATTGTCTACATTCCAAAAATGAGGGTGTTGTCAGTTAATGCTacagtttcttttttccagcCATCTCAGATGTGGTTAAGTCAGTTGTTCTATGACAGGCTGGTgtttaagacaaaaaaatggCTTTGCTGACTTTGATTAactctttcttttatttaaagatgATGAAAAAGACGATGAACCAGCTTCTGCTAAGAAACGTAAAGTAGAGTCTGGAGAACAggcaaagaagaagaagaagaaggtaTAAGCAGGGTATTTTGGATTTAGACATAATGAGAATTTCAAGGAACTTGGATTCCTCTGCTGGAATGGGAAACAAAAACTTGTTTACTGCATTTCTCTCTTGGGTAgggaattttatttctgtagtatGCTTGCCTTTTGGAAAGCACAAAATTAAATGGACAGTGTTGTGGTAGAACTTGTTTactgaataaaatttaaacctGTTTATTTGAAACAAGGGTTTAGATGAAACATCCATTGCCATGGATACTTGTGCTCATGCAGGTTACAGGGCTTCACAGTATTTTGTTTATCAAGAAACCCAGTAACATGCGTTTTTCTGGACTGACTTTTCCATTGTGTCAAAACCTTTTATAAAGGAGTATAtcctaaagatttttttaggtATTGGTCTGTGATATGTTCACataatgttgtttttaaatatatgtatagaCTGCAAATAGTCACTGGAATAAAACTACatttgaaaacatctgtggtatAAATATTGCATTGCATGCTTGGTGAATAGGAGCAATGAATTCTGTATTATATGCCATTCACTGATGTGTGACTTAACAGATTCCTCagggcttttttgtttaaataaatacatatctacaaactgaaaaaaaatggaccTAAAATTgattttcataattattttgatGTTATGGGATCTTCATCAGTGAAACATGAGACTAACTGATGGAGGGAGAGTTGAAGCATGTAATGTGTTCttcctgaaacagaaaatagaatcAAGATATTTATGCGGACAAAAATTATGACAAAGCTGTGATAGAGTCTTTGCTGCcaaattgtatttatttcagtACAAACAGTTGGTAGTCTTCTTAAAGTGCTAGCCAGTTTATGTTGCATTTGTGGTATGCTGCTGAATGGGGTTTTGGGTCTGTATATGACAAGGTACCAGCTTGTACTGGATTGGAGAAAAGGTTGCTGTATATTTTCCATAAAGATTCTGTGCCTTAGAAAATCTGCAGTGAGATTAGTGCCTGCTAATAGGGGTTTATGTAATTAAATGTTTAATGTAAAAATTCGTGGtttctattttccttctgtcttggACTAGCTTTTACTTTGCATACATATGTGCTAATAtgatgttaatatttttaagtgattttaggagattttttttaacctcaatATACagaaaattgaattaattttcagtgaatATATGACGCTGTTAGGAAGTTACACAATTCTGGCCTTGGCAGTGTGATAATGCTTTCTCTGGACCCTTGTTTACCTGCAGACTGCAACTGCTCCTTGCCAGTTTCACAGGCTGTGGCGCCAAATCTGTGATATTTGACAGAGCTGAGGGTTCCCTGTGCCCACCTTTCCTAGTGCAAACCCAGATACCAGACACTGTCCTAGCAAGCTGCAGGATGAGGGTACTGTCATGGCAAAGCTTATGGAGTGCCAGCTCTCTGTAGGGTTTCTCAAAATACTCCCTCTGCATTTTTGAGTCTTACAGTAGTTGTGTTTGCTAGTGCAGCGCTCCTTGAAGAGTGTTACAGCTGAAAGTTAATGTCTCTAGAAATTGAATGCATTCCCACGACTGCTGTGACCAAGGAGGCTTttgtctgtttattttttgctcTGCTATTCCACAGGGCAGCTCAGGAAGTTACGGTGTcaatttctccttttgttttcagaCCGTATGATATACGTAGTATCCAGTTTTCTTGAAGTTAACAGCATCTGATACTCACTTTCCAAGGAGAAAACCAGCATGTCTAGCCTGGGAGAAGAACAGTTGAATTTTTTGCAGGTCGAGGGAATCTTCATGGTAAGCAGAGACCATGGCAGCTTCCCTGTTCAGGACAACTGGCACAAAAAACTCTTTGTCCTTTTCTGAAGACATCTGAAACAAGGTTGTGAGAGCCTGTGTGAAGCTGAATTATCTGGGTAGATTGGTTCTGTAGCTGGAAGCTTTTTTAGTAGAGATGCTTCAGTTCATCTTCAGAAAGAGATGATGAGAGAAGTGGTACAGTGCTGGTGGCTTATGAAGCAATTCAAAAGACTTCAAGAAACAGAGGTTTTCTTCAGGTTTAGGCAGCTAATAATGAAAATTTGTCAACACATCAGACACTGTGAAATGTGAGTGAACACCAACTAAACTTAAACTGATAGCTCAGATGTTCAGAAAATCTCTGACTATAGAACAGTATATCCTGGATTCTCTTTCAAGGGAAGACTGAACATACACACTTGCTGACAAATGGGGAAGATTGCCTCTGAAAATCAGTGCTGTTTTAACTTGTCATTCTACTGTTTTTATGATGAATCAAATTTGATTACAGTCATTATAtgtattggggaaaaaaaggcagtaaaatTGCATACAGATATGATTGAGGAAATTCTCATTTGtcaaaatcaaaaaaataatGTCTGGAATGTAATTAATTTGCAGTGAGCATATTGCATTGCTTCAGATGCTGgcacaacagcagctgcagtacTTGGCTTTCCTGGAGACGCAGGATGATCTGGAAAAGAACAATTCACATCAGTATAAAAGTACAGCTGTTGAGGGTAATGGCAGACAGTGCTCCTTCCCAGAAGAGCTGACAGGGAGGATGTGGCAAAGCATCCCTCTCTTACTGTGCTGTTCCTGTTCTGGATGCAGACTACTGCTCTTGAAGTGCTGATTCATTTACAAATAGTTTGTGATAAGCTTTAGTGCAGCCAATATGAAAGTAAGTCCAGAGAAATGTAGTGTGTTCCATAAAGAGCAATTTATTGTGAACCTGGAGTCAGCACAGGAAGAGGTGTTTTTAACAttggagagaaagagaagctgCGTAGTGCTGGCTCAGCCCAGTGACAGGAAGCTCCTTTGCCAGCTTGTTAATCTTAGAGAATCAGGACAAAAAGATGCAATGCTTTCAGTCACCAGCACAATACAATTAGGATTTGCTTTTCAGGCTTGAAAGGTTCTTGTTCCTGTTTATGTGTTAGCTTGCTCATTTTATCCAAGCCCCTTTGGCCACTGGTCACAGATGTTTGTGCTTTTGCTTTGGGTGTGGATTGGATGTGAGAACAGTGCGGGACTGTCTTAAAAGCATGGAAGATGATTACAGCTGAACTGTGTGTTCTTGTAGGATAAATGCTTGTACCAGTTGAAAGAGACCCTGGCAATGGCTACAGCTGTGCAGCATTTCCATTTTGAGAAATGTTGTTTAAGGACAGCCACAATTCCTTGTTAGACTGGAAAAATCTGAAAGGTTGTTTTCCCAATAGCTGGATAAACCCCAGGACCCTCTGGCCTGGGCACAAGCATGGTGCCCTACAGAGATGAGCTTGCTGACAGGCCAGTTGTTCTTGCAGCAGCTGAGTGGGAA contains:
- the BCL10 gene encoding B-cell lymphoma/leukemia 10; the encoded protein is MEGPGSWSSSGGAGRPLTEDEMAEVKKDALERMRPYLCDKIIAERHFDYLRSKKILTREDTEEISARSSSRKKTGKLLDYLAENPKGLDTLIESIRRERTQNFLLQKITDVVLKVKNEKLEALKGLSCSTCMTSLYGGTNNLSRSFSDESNILDKTKDKESTQIHHPEEDYSTAAFVSAVSLYSMNLPIAEMGNSQCSVLSATLPGPGDPGAPPLPPELQSDQQEPCTSSSDNCFLPLRSRSVQPQ
- the C9H1orf52 gene encoding UPF0690 protein C1orf52 homolog, translating into MAAEGEDPLGYFAAYGSSSSDSEPEEPQPDERPAGAGAASGATPGRPRLPPPDELFRRVSQPPAFLYNPLNKEIDWESRVLRAPEEPPREFKVWRSNAVPPPETYSPPEKPPPPAPALDMAIKWSNIYEDNGDDAPRQAGKAKFLPDEEQEPLESDDEKDDEPASAKKRKVESGEQAKKKKKKV